One Salminus brasiliensis chromosome 5, fSalBra1.hap2, whole genome shotgun sequence DNA segment encodes these proteins:
- the map3k14b gene encoding mitogen-activated protein kinase kinase kinase 14 — protein sequence MVEEAAQGRGPEKLNVSEGFLFHPQKFLQPKNSEYREGREYSFLRHIQNGSYGDVFSVRDKQTGFTCAAKRIPLCSFSWEEVGTWSRLDSPRVLQLYGAVREGLNVVLFMDLKTGSLAQLLKDRGRLPENQALYYHSQVLQALEHLHSRQVIHLDVKVDNVLLSKDGRECFLCDFGLSEMLDQTGCSNKTLRGNGLRGTESHMSPEVARGDPRSDKADVWSSCCMLLHMLNGHQPWTRYYTHPLCLKIVSEPAPLWEIPAGCDPLTCEVIRGGLVKKPRERDSARKLLEKATQALRAVGGISDPVLSHISDTPELQNCLPMSLQKIPALIATTTQDTPSSVSRLTVPCQDRLSAPRIQWVSTWRERAEEEDETDSEEEESDEENAWDSDGRMDGVKRDKMSVWMERYWQTGEDSAEDDEREAEGKDIYTEVKKTSSAEEEEEQKEEEEANYTNGVLEEGDLYEEERSPVDEAERAADGNDFEEEVESDLESLRELGSDWAEEEWEPFHRLQILYGSKAQRSHYLQSEEDDSSEEESVAMTSSSGERMTLSGQNSKLTLACHRSTCASEPELTDKNSDWSDDLSSGVFSSYSSLGDGQSFNVDWSVSTNQPPSCCFEGLGVDIWVEDVSGETLRIREKVKVKLGHVAVGISAQISMRTFSLATLDGKLVSPDIEVSDSGLWLQCVPAPDGSTSWDWRVRDGKLEKQEQDGGASDTCSTLAA from the exons ATGGTAGAAGAGGCCGCACAGGGTCGAGGTCCTGAAAAGCTGAATGTCAGCGAAGGATTTCTCTTCCACCCACAAAAG TTTTTACAGCCGAAGAACTCTGAATATCGAGAAGGACGGGAATATTCCTTTCTCCGGCATATACAGAATGGATCATATGGAGACGTCTTCAGTGTCCGGGACAAACAAACTGGATTTACATGTGCTGCCAAAAGG ATTCCCCTGTGCAGTTTCAGCTGGGAGGAGGTAGGGACATGGAGCCGGCTGGACTCCCCGCGTGTCCTTCAGCTGTATGGAGCAGTAAGAGAGGGGCTCAATGTCGTCCTCTTCATGGACCTTAAAACAG GTTCTCTTGCTCAGTTGCTAAAAGACAGAGGCAGACTTCCCGAAAACCAGGCTCTGTATTACCACAGTCAGGTGCTGCAGGCTCTAGAGCACCTGCACAGCAGACAGGTCATTCACCTGGATGTCAAAG tggacaATGTTTTGCTTTCAAAGGACGGCAGGGAGTGTTTCCTGTGTGACTTTGGTTTGTCTGAGATGTTGGACCAGACAGGATGTAGCAACAAGACGTTGAGAG GCAATGGCTTGCGTGGAACTGAAAGCCACATGTCTCCTGAGGTGGCACGGGGAGATCCTCGCTCTGATAAAGCAGATGTGTGGAGCAGCTGCTGCATGCTGCTGCACATGCTCAATGGACATCAGCCCTGGACACGATACTACACACATCCCCTCTGCCTAAAG ATTGTGAGTGAGCCTGCTCCTCTGTGGGAGATTCCTGCTGGCTGTGACCCCCTGACCTGTGAGGTCATCAGAGGGGGATTGGTGAAGAAGCCAAGGGAAAGGGACTCTGCAAGAAAGCTGCTGGAGAAAGCCACCCAAGCTCTCAGAGCGG TGGGTGGAATCTCTGATCCGGTGTTATCTCACATCTCTGACACACCTGAGCTCCAGAATTGCCTCCCAATGAGCTTGCAGAAGATCCCTGCTCTCATTGCCACTACGACCCAGGACACCCCATCCTCTGTTTCTAGACTAACAGTCCCCTGCCAGGATAGGCTCTCGGCCCCTAGAATCCAGTGGGTCAGCACCTGGAGAGAAAGagcggaggaggaggatgagacTGATTCAGAAGAGGAGGAATCGGATGAGGAGAACGCGTGGGACAGCGATGGAAGAATGGATGGGGTGAAAAGAGATAAGATGAGCGTGTGGATGGAGAGGTACTGGCAAACCGGGGAAGATTCGGCTGAAGATGATGAGAGAGAAGCCGAGGGAAAAGACATTTACACTGAAGtgaaaaaaacatccagtgcggaggaggaggaagaacaaaaagaggaagaggaggcgaATTATACAAATGGTGTACTGGAAGAAGGAGATCTGTATGAGGAGGAAAGAAGCCCAGTGGATGAGGCTGAAAGAGCGGCAGATGGAAACGATTTTGAAGAAGAGGTTGAGAGTGATTTGGAGAGTTTGAGGGAGCTGGGCAGTGATTGGGCAGAAGAAGAGTGGGAGCCATTCCACCGCCTGCAGATCCTCTATGGCTCAAAAGCACAACGCAGTCATTATCTTCAGAGTGAGGAAGACGACTCCTCAGAGGAAGAGTCGGTAGCAATGACGTCATCAA GTGGAGAGAGGATGACCTTATCTGGACAGAACTCAAAGTTAACTCTCGCCTGTCACCGCAGCACCTGTGCTTCTGAACCAGAGCTTACTGACAAG AATTCGGATTGGTCTGATGATTTGAGCTCTGGGGTGTTCTCCTCTTACAGTAGCCTTGGAGATGGACAGAGCTTTAATGTGGACTGGTCAGTGTCCACAAATCAGCCACCTTCTTGCTGCTTTGAAG gcctgGGCGTGGATATCTGGGTGGAGGATGTGAGTGGTGAGACTCTTAGGATCAGAGAGAAGGTGAAGGTGAAGCTGGGACATGTTGCTGTAGGGATAAGCGCACAG ATCTCCATGCGGACCTTCAGCCTGGCCACCCTGGATGGGAAGCTGGTCTCCCCAGATATAGAGGTTTCGGATTCGGGCCTGTGGCTGCAGTGCGTCCCTGCTCCAGACGGCAGCACAAGCTGGGACTGGAGGGTCAGAGACGGAAAACTGGAGAAACAAGAACAGGACGGGGGGGCGTCAGATACCTGCTCGACACTAGCAGCCTAA
- the arf2b gene encoding ARF GTPase 2b gives MGNVFANLFKSLFGKKEMRILMVGLDAAGKTTILYKLKLGEIVTTIPTIGFNVETVEYKNISFTVWDVGGQDKIRPLWRHYFQNTQGLIFVVDSNDRERVNEAREELTRMLAEDELRDAVLLVFANKQDLPNAMNAAEITDKLGLHALRHRNWYIQATCATSGDGLYEGLDWLSNQLKNQK, from the exons ATGGGGAATGTCTTTGCTAATCTTTTTAAAAGTTTGTTTGGGAAGAAGGAGATGAGGATACTGATGGTGGGACTGGATGCTGCTGGGAAGACCACAATCCTATACAAACTCAAACTGGGAGAGATCGTCACTACCATCCCCACAATCG GTTTTAATGTTGAGACAGTAGAATATAAGAACATCAGTTTCACAGTATGGGACGTTGGCGGTCAGGACAAAATCAGACCGCTGTGGAGGCACTACTTCCAGAACACACAAG GCCTGATCTTTGTGGTGGACAGCAATGATAGGGAACGAGTGAATGAAGCGAGGGAGGAGCTGACGAGAATGTTGGCAGAAGATGAACTCCGCGATGCTGTCCTCCTCGTTTTTGCTAACAAACAG GACCTGCCTAACGCAATGAACGCCGCAGAGATCACAGACAAACTGGGCCTACATGCGCTGCGCCATCGCAACTGGTACATCCAGGCCACATGTGCGACCAGTGGTGACGGCCTGTACGAGGGGCTTGACTGGCTCTCCAACCAGCTGAAAAACCAGAAATGA